The DNA window CCGGATCAATGGTCCAAGGCTGGTGTTCCAATAGCCGTTCGTTCGGCCATGTGAGCCATGGAGCCAGTCACGATAAACAGGGCCGTGGCACTTGGCACAGAGCCGCTGCGGTTGATCGTAAGGGATGGTCTCGGTGCCGTCGCCGGCGAATACGTTGCGGTTTTCCGGGTTATGGCAATTGAAGCAGCGCGTGTTGATGCCGTGGGCGAGCGCGATTTCCGTGTGCTGGGTCAGTCGGCGATCGGTTTCTGCAGGCGAGAGGATGTGCCGGTGGCAGTCGTTGCAGCGATACATATAGCCTCCGACGGAATAGGAGGGCTCGAGTTTGGGTCGGCGAATCGGCGTTGTGGACACCATTGACGCCGGAACGACTACTGCGGGCGGCGGAGCAACTGGGGCGGGCAGCGGGCGCAGAAGAAAGGTGATCGCCGCGGCAAGGAATGCCAAGGGTACCAGAACAGCCCGCGCGCGGTCGGCCGCCTTTAGCTGATCAATTGATCCCGTCCGTGATGGATTCATGGCTTCGCGCCCAATCTACGAGCGAGAGAAGCGTAGGGCACTTTGCGCCGCCGTGCCTTGACCTGGATCAAGCGGCTACGGATTCTCCGGTAGAATCGGCATGCATCGTATCCGTACCGTCGGCCGATTCCGTGCCAGTCAGTCCACACCGAAGAAGCCGTTCACCACGTCCGTCACAACCACACTGAAGATACCGGTCAGGGCCGTGGTGGCCCCTCGGGCGGACTGCTCCAATACGGTATCGAGCGTGCAACTATTGATCTGCAAAATGGTTGTGCCGCATGCCAGACCCAGAACGGCCCTGCGCATCAGTCTTTGCCATTGCTTCATGGATCGTAACTCCCGAGGATTCGCCGATCAGAATCGGAACCGGTACTGCACATAGAATAGGTCCGCGTCCTCGCGCGGACCTGTGTCGCTAATGAACTTGCCGGACCAGAAGTGGGAATAGCCGAAGAGCACGGACGAGTGGACGTTTGGCTGCCAGTCGACGGTCAGGTCGAGTTCCTGACCGACACGACGGCCGCTTTCGCCGCTTCGGTCGCGGCGTAGGGCCCGCCCGCCGGCATCGTAGAGTGCGTCTTCGTCCTCGCTGAGTCTGAATACATGGTACGCAGCTGAGGTTTTCACCTTCTTCTCCACCGGCCAGGCGGAGACGTTGACGTTGATCGCGGTGATGTTCTGCCGCCCCACAAGGTCGATATATCCGAAGTACTTATGACCCAAGGGGAATAGCTGATCAAAGGTCTGGACCTGACTGTCGCGCGGATCGTCGTCGCCGCTGGCCCAGTCGAATCCTGCGCCGACGCGTGGCTTCCAGGCGGATTCCGATAATGTATACCCACCGTCGAGGGCCACGCTGTAGGCCTGGATGGTGTCGCCCGCCCATTTGCCCCACTGCCCGGCGACCTCGGTCTCGTAGTCCCATCCTACCTGCTTGCCCCAGAAGCGAGAGCCGAGCGTGTAACGGTGCTCCTCGCCGCGCCGTCCATTTACGTTGACCGTTGCCGAATTCTTGTCTGTGTAGAAGCAGTACGCGTCCAAGCCGTGATTCTTCCAACCGGTGTACGTAAAGTAGCTTCCGTAGAAATCGAAATCCTCGTTCCAGCTGTCGGCGCGAACACGGTCAACGATCACGGGGCGAGCGAACCATGCATCGAGCTGCCAGTCATTGACCTTCCAGATGAGCTTCGCGGCGTCAAATCGCCGGCGGACGTTCGCCCAATCGAGCGGAGAAATCAGCCTTTGATTGCCATAGGACAGCTCCTGGCGACCCAGGCGGAACGTAAGCGGCACCGATCCCCCGAGGATGCGGGCATCGAAGAACGCCTGATGAACATCCCACTGATTCTCATCGATCGCCCGTTTGGCCAGATTGCGCTCTTCGTCGAAGGCCGTCACCCCCTGGACAAACACGCGAAAAAGGTCGCGGTAGTGCAAGTCCGCGTGTAGAAAATAGCGGTGCAGCAGGAACGTATCCTGGGCCGGCTCAGTCGCGCCGAAGGCCTTGTTGGTTTCCGCTTCGAGTCGCATGCGGAACTCGCCCCCAAGCGTCAGGTGCCAGTTGTCAGCTAGCTCGATGTACTTGATGGGGTCGAAGTAGTCCTCGCGATACGATCCGGATTCAGCCCCAAGGTAGCTGAAATCCTCATCGTAGCGCAAATCCAGGTACTTCGGCCCTGCTTTCGCAGGGGGCGATGTCGGTGGGGGCGGATTCTCCGCTGCTTGCTTGGAGCGTGGAACCGCATGGGCATCTTGCCCGGCCGCACCGGACGGGAGCTGCGAATTAGCGTCCGACTCGCGTGATGTCCCGGCACCGGTGCAAACGAGCCCAAGCACAATGGCCGGCCATCGGAGGAGATTCGCCCGTTTCACAACAAGTCCTTTCGCCGAACGAGTTGTCAAGTCTCGCTCGGACGCCCTTCGGTTCCAGGAAACGACTTCGCACCCACACTTTGACTCTCGATGCTCTTCGCCATCGCCAGCTCGGCGGACAAGTCACGCTCGGCGTTCAAGGCATTCTCAGCGCCGAGCATCCGCTTGTGCAAGGCTATGCTCTCTTCTCCCGTCAGCAATTGGTCCGCCATGACGAACAGGACCTGGTTCTCCTTGGCGATGTGATTCCTGATCAACTCCACGTAGGCCTCAAGCTCTGCGCGAAGCTCCGGCCAAACCTGCGCGTCACCGGTTTTCAAGCGTTCAAGAAGGCCCTGCGCCGTGCGAATGTGTCCCCGCGCCAAGCAGTGTTCATGCAACATGCAAGCAATCGGGCCCATGTCATGAGGAAGACCCCGGGCCTCCATCGCAGGGAATAGGTGCGACTCCTCCTTGGCGTGATGGCGGCAATCAGCAAATCGCGTGAGAAACTGGAGAGATTCGTCCAGTAAGCTCAAAGGGAATTCGTCAGGGGTTTCGTGCCTGCTGAGCATGATCGACAAGGCGCCGACGACTCTCTCGATGACCTCATGCTCTCGGACCAGAAGTTGCGTCGCCGCCGACAGGCTCATTGTCACCTCGCTGAT is part of the Phycisphaerae bacterium genome and encodes:
- a CDS encoding hemerythrin domain-containing protein, whose protein sequence is MSLSAATQLLVREHEVIERVVGALSIMLSRHETPDEFPLSLLDESLQFLTRFADCRHHAKEESHLFPAMEARGLPHDMGPIACMLHEHCLARGHIRTAQGLLERLKTGDAQVWPELRAELEAYVELIRNHIAKENQVLFVMADQLLTGEESIALHKRMLGAENALNAERDLSAELAMAKSIESQSVGAKSFPGTEGRPSET
- a CDS encoding alginate export family protein; this translates as MRYDEDFSYLGAESGSYREDYFDPIKYIELADNWHLTLGGEFRMRLEAETNKAFGATEPAQDTFLLHRYFLHADLHYRDLFRVFVQGVTAFDEERNLAKRAIDENQWDVHQAFFDARILGGSVPLTFRLGRQELSYGNQRLISPLDWANVRRRFDAAKLIWKVNDWQLDAWFARPVIVDRVRADSWNEDFDFYGSYFTYTGWKNHGLDAYCFYTDKNSATVNVNGRRGEEHRYTLGSRFWGKQVGWDYETEVAGQWGKWAGDTIQAYSVALDGGYTLSESAWKPRVGAGFDWASGDDDPRDSQVQTFDQLFPLGHKYFGYIDLVGRQNITAINVNVSAWPVEKKVKTSAAYHVFRLSEDEDALYDAGGRALRRDRSGESGRRVGQELDLTVDWQPNVHSSVLFGYSHFWSGKFISDTGPREDADLFYVQYRFRF